The sequence below is a genomic window from Streptomyces sp. B21-105.
CGCCGGTGATCCACGGCGAGATGATCAGGATGCGTTTCCGGGCGCTGGTGAGGGCTTCGTCGAGGAGCTCCGGGTGCTCGAAGACACCGATTGCGCGGATCTCCTCTGCCTGCGACTCTAGGGCCTTCGGCTTTGCGGGGAGGGGTAGGGGTGCCGGGGAGTTGAGCTGGACGGCGGCCTGCTCTGCGCGCTTTTGGGTGACCTCCTGCAGGGGGATCCGGGCCTCTTCGATGTCGGGTTCCAGCAGGGGGCGCTCAGGCTCGCGCTCTACGTTGATGCCGAGGCCCTTGGCGCCGCCGAGGCCGATCAGTTCGATCTCGTGGCGGTCGCTCAGTTCGCCATCGATGACGACACCGAGCTCGATGTCCACGCGTTCAGCGTCCGCGTAGACGAGGAGCTTGACCGGCAGGACGTGACGGGTCCGGGTCTGCACGATGCTTTTTACCTGCAGGACTTCGCGGGTGGTGGTGCCGTTCTCCTGAAGGAGGGTAGTGATCTCCTCGGCGGTCACCTCGCCGTCCTCGACTGGACCGGACCGCGCGGCAGGCAGCATGATCATTCCGGCTTCGGTGGCCACGTCCCGGGAGATGGTGCTGCGGCGGCTGTAGGGGGAGGCCCGCCATAGCATCTGATCGAAGACGAGGGACTGGCTGACCCGGACCGGAACGATGGCAGCCGCCTTCGTCGCGGTGAAGCGGCCCTTCTCGGTCAGGCGTAGCCGCGGAACGGGCGCTGTGCCGGGCACGGGAGCGGTCCAGCGCAAGTCGTCTGAGCCGAAGAGGACCGCTACGGTCTGGTTGACCATGGCGACGTCCAGGCCGAGGAACCCGGCGATGGATTCCGGTGCCCTCTCCCCTTGGTCGACCAGCCGCAGGACGTACTCCTCCAGCAGGGGGATGTCCTTGCTGTCCTGGGCGAGGACCTCGGCGGTGATGCGGGCGACGGGCAGGGCCGCGTCGACGATGCCGACGAGGTCGAAGCCGGTGCGGGCATTTCCGAAGCGGACGGCCAGCAGGCTGTCCTCACTGAACGTTGGCATCGCGGATCTCACAGTCTTCCGGGTGGCTGCTCATGTAGTCGAGGACGTTGCGCAGGGCGCCGGGTTTGCTGCGGCAGAAGCCGGCGTCCCCGACGATGATCAGCCCGAACCGGGCGCGGGAGAGGGCGACGTTGATGCGCCGCCAGTAGGGCTGCCCCAGGAACCCGAACCGGCCGTCGGAGTTGCTGCGGGTGACGCAGAAGACCGCGAGGTCGCACTCGCGGCCCTGCACGGCATCGACGGAGAGCACCTCGGGCGTGAAGTGCCTCAGCTTCTTCTTGGCCAGCTGCTTCTTGAGCGTCTCGACCTGACGGCCGTAGGGC
It includes:
- a CDS encoding phospholipase D-like domain-containing protein, with the protein product MRSAMPTFSEDSLLAVRFGNARTGFDLVGIVDAALPVARITAEVLAQDSKDIPLLEEYVLRLVDQGERAPESIAGFLGLDVAMVNQTVAVLFGSDDLRWTAPVPGTAPVPRLRLTEKGRFTATKAAAIVPVRVSQSLVFDQMLWRASPYSRRSTISRDVATEAGMIMLPAARSGPVEDGEVTAEEITTLLQENGTTTREVLQVKSIVQTRTRHVLPVKLLVYADAERVDIELGVVIDGELSDRHEIELIGLGGAKGLGINVEREPERPLLEPDIEEARIPLQEVTQKRAEQAAVQLNSPAPLPLPAKPKALESQAEEIRAIGVFEHPELLDEALTSARKRILIISPWITGAIVTTAFVGKLERRLQRGVKVDIAYGYDDSENRTDPNAIRRLNNLAARYPEKLHVARLKSNHAKILLFDDAWVTTSFNWLSFKGDPDRTYRVEEGTLIRNREKSDVYYARYLELIGDNRR